In Gammaproteobacteria bacterium (ex Lamellibrachia satsuma), a single genomic region encodes these proteins:
- the cobU gene encoding bifunctional adenosylcobinamide kinase/adenosylcobinamide-phosphate guanylyltransferase — translation MKTLILGGVRSGKSRLAQQYARDSGLPVSYIATARVEDDEMHQRIEQHRSHRPADWLLVEEPLALAETLQNHAAPSRCLLVECLILWLSNLLLHDDTQRLAREKAALLALLPTLPGEIILVTNETGLGVVPIGELSRRFCDEAGMLHQAIAQCSDRVVLTVAGLPHILKQPE, via the coding sequence ATGAAAACACTGATTCTCGGCGGCGTGCGCTCCGGAAAGAGCCGACTGGCACAGCAGTATGCACGTGACTCAGGACTCCCGGTTTCCTACATCGCCACCGCCCGTGTGGAGGACGATGAGATGCATCAGCGCATCGAACAGCACCGCAGCCACCGTCCCGCTGACTGGTTATTGGTGGAGGAACCGCTGGCCCTGGCGGAGACACTGCAAAACCACGCCGCACCCTCCCGCTGCCTGCTGGTGGAGTGTCTGATCCTCTGGCTGAGCAATCTTCTGCTGCATGATGATACACAACGGCTGGCACGAGAGAAGGCCGCGCTGTTGGCACTACTGCCGACCCTGCCTGGAGAGATAATCCTGGTGACCAACGAGACAGGGCTGGGGGTGGTACCAATAGGCGAGTTGAGCCGTCGCTTTTGCGATGAGGCAGGCATGCTGCATCAGGCAATCGCACAATGTAGCGACCGGGTGGTGCTCACGGTCGCCGGACTGCCTCATATTCTCAAGCAACCTGAATAA
- the fnr gene encoding fumarate/nitrate reduction transcriptional regulator Fnr — translation MTNRNVVSFENIKVACKNCSLATLCLPMGLSPEDMERLDSIVKRGRPFHRGDHLFREGDNLHSLRVITSGSVKTFSPSEDGGEQVLSFHLPGELIGLDAIQNECHTCSAKALETTAVCEIPFHNLEELSSSMPSLQHQMYRLLSREIGQDSEMLTLLGKKSAEERLATFLLSFSERFKKRGFSATDFFLSMSRHEIGNYLGLAVETVSRLFTRFQEEGLLHVERKHVQLLDLPRLATIVHGNENGRSHQRHV, via the coding sequence TTGACAAACCGGAACGTAGTTTCCTTTGAGAATATCAAAGTCGCCTGCAAGAACTGCAGCCTGGCCACACTCTGTCTCCCCATGGGACTCTCCCCTGAGGACATGGAGCGTCTTGACAGTATTGTCAAACGCGGTAGGCCGTTTCATCGTGGCGACCATCTGTTTCGTGAAGGCGATAACCTACACAGCCTGCGGGTCATCACCAGCGGATCGGTAAAAACCTTCTCTCCCAGTGAGGACGGCGGCGAGCAGGTTCTCAGCTTTCATCTGCCGGGAGAGCTGATCGGCCTTGACGCCATCCAAAACGAGTGTCACACCTGCTCCGCCAAGGCGCTCGAAACCACCGCAGTCTGCGAGATCCCATTCCACAACCTGGAAGAGCTCAGCAGCAGCATGCCCAGCCTGCAACATCAGATGTACCGATTGCTAAGCCGGGAGATCGGCCAGGATTCAGAGATGCTCACCCTGCTGGGCAAAAAGAGCGCGGAAGAGCGCCTCGCAACCTTTCTGTTGAGTTTCTCGGAGCGTTTCAAAAAACGCGGTTTTTCCGCCACCGATTTTTTTCTCAGCATGTCGCGGCATGAAATCGGCAACTATCTGGGCCTGGCGGTTGAGACCGTAAGTCGGCTTTTCACCCGCTTTCAGGAAGAGGGGCTGCTGCATGTGGAACGCAAGCATGTGCAGCTGCTGGACCTGCCACGCCTCGCCACTATCGTGCATGGCAACGAAAACGGCCGATCGCACCAGAGGCATGTTTAA
- the cobO gene encoding cob(I)yrinic acid a,c-diamide adenosyltransferase: MKPREKCHGITLVNTGEGKGKSSSAFGVVFRAAGWGMKVCVIQYIKGNWKTGEQQAALRFDNIEWHALGDGFTWDTENPEQDRKTSREIWTFSQEKIRSGKFDLVVLDEINYCCDYGWISGAEIANFIREHKPAWMHLILTGRNAPPELIEVADTATSMTPLKHAFDNGIEAEQGMEF, translated from the coding sequence ATGAAGCCCAGGGAAAAATGTCACGGTATTACCCTGGTGAATACCGGCGAGGGCAAAGGCAAATCATCCAGCGCCTTCGGTGTGGTCTTCCGTGCCGCCGGCTGGGGCATGAAGGTCTGCGTGATCCAATACATCAAAGGAAATTGGAAGACCGGAGAACAGCAGGCCGCTTTGCGTTTCGACAATATCGAATGGCACGCCCTCGGGGATGGATTCACCTGGGATACAGAAAACCCTGAGCAGGATCGCAAGACCAGCCGGGAGATCTGGACCTTCAGCCAGGAGAAGATTCGCAGTGGCAAGTTCGATCTGGTAGTGCTCGATGAGATCAACTACTGCTGCGACTACGGCTGGATCTCCGGAGCGGAGATCGCCAACTTCATCCGCGAGCATAAACCGGCCTGGATGCACCTGATACTCACCGGCAGAAACGCACCGCCTGAGCTGATCGAAGTAGCAGATACCGCCACCAGCATGACCCCGTTAAAACATGCCTTCGATAACGGCATCGAGGCGGAACAGGGCATGGAGTTTTGA
- a CDS encoding CTP synthase, producing the protein MTRFIFITGGVVSSLGKGIAAASLAALLEARGLKVTMIKLDPYINVDPGTMSPFQHGEVFVTDDGAETDLDLGHYERFIRTTMGQSNNFTSGQIYESVIRKERKGEYLGGTVQVIPHITNEIKESVLRGAGDADVCLVEIGGTVGDIESLPFLEAIRQMGVEMGHQCALFMHLTLVPYIRVSSEIKTKPTQHSVKELRSIGIQPDLLMCRLENPLPSAERKKIALFTNVPEEAVFSAVDADSIYRIPTMLHEQGLDEIVVQRFGLDLPPADLHEWQDFIDGLDALEQEVQVAMVGKYVHLTEAYKSLSEALIHAGVHTGSRVHIHYVDSEQLEKGNMELLAGMDAILVPGGFGERGVEGKVAAARYAREQKVPYLGICLGMQVAVIEFARNVAGLADAHSTEFNRTTPHPVIGLITEWLNADGRVEVRDENSDMGGTMRLGGQECQLEVGSRTRDLYEKDVIVERHRHRYEFNNSYQDRIVTAGMKIAGRSLDGRLVEIVEIPDHPWFVACQFHPEFTSTPRYGHPLFSGFVEAARKHREGIA; encoded by the coding sequence ATGACCAGATTCATCTTTATAACGGGCGGAGTGGTCTCCTCCCTTGGCAAAGGTATTGCAGCCGCATCACTCGCTGCTCTGCTGGAAGCCCGTGGCCTCAAGGTCACGATGATCAAGCTCGATCCGTACATCAATGTCGATCCCGGCACCATGAGTCCCTTCCAGCACGGCGAGGTTTTTGTCACCGATGACGGTGCCGAGACCGATCTGGATCTGGGACATTATGAACGCTTCATTCGTACCACGATGGGGCAGAGCAACAACTTCACCAGCGGCCAGATCTACGAAAGCGTAATCCGCAAGGAGCGCAAGGGGGAGTATCTGGGCGGTACGGTGCAGGTGATCCCGCACATCACCAATGAGATAAAAGAGAGCGTGTTGCGTGGCGCCGGAGATGCCGATGTCTGCCTGGTGGAGATCGGCGGCACCGTGGGCGATATCGAGTCCCTGCCGTTTCTGGAAGCGATTCGCCAGATGGGAGTGGAGATGGGGCATCAGTGTGCACTCTTCATGCATCTGACACTGGTCCCCTACATCAGGGTATCCAGCGAGATTAAAACCAAACCGACACAGCATTCGGTAAAAGAACTGCGTTCGATCGGTATCCAACCCGATCTGCTGATGTGCCGGCTGGAGAACCCTCTGCCCAGTGCGGAACGTAAAAAGATTGCGCTGTTCACCAACGTGCCGGAAGAGGCTGTCTTCTCTGCCGTGGATGCCGATTCCATCTATCGCATACCGACCATGCTGCACGAGCAGGGACTGGACGAGATCGTGGTGCAGCGATTCGGTCTGGATCTGCCGCCGGCGGATCTGCACGAGTGGCAGGATTTTATTGATGGGCTGGATGCACTGGAGCAGGAGGTGCAGGTGGCGATGGTGGGCAAATATGTCCATCTGACCGAGGCCTACAAATCCCTCTCTGAGGCGCTGATTCATGCCGGAGTGCATACCGGAAGCCGGGTGCATATCCACTATGTGGATTCGGAACAGTTGGAGAAAGGCAACATGGAGCTGTTGGCGGGTATGGATGCCATTCTGGTCCCCGGCGGGTTCGGTGAACGGGGGGTGGAAGGCAAGGTTGCCGCTGCCCGATATGCACGCGAGCAGAAGGTTCCCTATCTGGGTATCTGCCTGGGCATGCAGGTTGCGGTTATCGAATTTGCCCGTAATGTGGCCGGGCTGGCGGATGCCCACAGCACCGAGTTCAACCGCACTACGCCGCACCCGGTAATAGGACTGATCACCGAATGGCTCAATGCGGATGGGCGTGTGGAGGTCCGTGATGAGAACTCAGACATGGGCGGCACCATGCGTCTTGGTGGTCAGGAGTGTCAGTTGGAGGTGGGCAGCCGTACTCGTGACCTCTATGAGAAAGATGTCATTGTCGAACGGCACCGCCATCGCTATGAATTCAACAACAGTTATCAGGACCGTATTGTCACTGCCGGCATGAAGATTGCCGGTCGCTCCCTGGACGGCCGCCTGGTGGAGATCGTGGAGATTCCGGATCATCCCTGGTTCGTGGCCTGCCAGTTTCACCCTGAATTCACCTCCACGCCGCGTTACGGCCATCCGCTATTCTCCGGTTTCGTAGAGGCAGCCAGAAAGCACCGGGAAGGCATTGCATGA
- the kdsA gene encoding 3-deoxy-8-phosphooctulonate synthase, protein MNLCGFEVGLDRPLFLIAGPCVIESEQLALDTAGRLKTIAEELGIPFIYKSSFDKANRSSGSSFRGPGLEEGLRILEKVREQIHVPVLTDVHEDTPLTEVADVVDVLQTPAFLCRQTNFIRNVACQGLPVNIKKGQFLAPWDMKHVVDKARAEGNEQIMVCDRGVSFGYNNLVSDMRSLAAMRESHCPVVYDATHSVQLPGGQGGSSGGQREFIPVLARAAVAAGISGLFMETHPDPERALSDGPNSWPLDRIQELLQTLMAIDSTVKAAPFIESTI, encoded by the coding sequence ATGAATCTGTGCGGATTTGAAGTCGGGCTGGACAGGCCCCTGTTTCTCATTGCCGGCCCCTGTGTCATCGAGAGCGAGCAACTGGCGTTGGATACTGCAGGCCGGTTGAAGACGATCGCCGAAGAGCTGGGCATCCCGTTTATCTACAAGTCCTCTTTCGACAAGGCGAACCGCTCTTCCGGCAGCAGTTTTCGCGGTCCTGGGCTGGAAGAGGGGTTGCGGATTCTTGAAAAGGTACGGGAGCAGATCCATGTGCCGGTCCTGACGGACGTGCATGAGGATACGCCGCTGACAGAAGTGGCGGATGTGGTGGATGTGTTGCAGACCCCCGCGTTTCTCTGCCGCCAGACCAATTTTATTCGCAATGTGGCCTGTCAGGGGTTGCCGGTGAATATCAAGAAGGGCCAGTTTCTCGCCCCCTGGGACATGAAGCATGTCGTGGACAAGGCCAGGGCAGAAGGCAACGAGCAGATTATGGTCTGCGATCGTGGCGTCTCCTTCGGTTACAACAACCTGGTCTCCGACATGCGTTCGCTGGCGGCGATGCGCGAAAGCCACTGCCCGGTAGTTTACGATGCCACCCACTCCGTACAACTTCCCGGGGGGCAGGGCGGTAGTTCGGGTGGGCAGCGGGAGTTTATCCCCGTGCTGGCGCGGGCGGCGGTGGCGGCGGGTATATCCGGCCTCTTCATGGAGACCCATCCTGATCCGGAGAGGGCGCTGAGCGATGGTCCCAATTCATGGCCCCTCGACCGTATCCAGGAGCTGCTGCAAACCCTGATGGCCATCGACAGCACCGTCAAGGCGGCGCCTTTTATCGAGTCCACCATCTGA
- a CDS encoding class I SAM-dependent methyltransferase, translating into MGGGNGEKLGTSTQNQLAHWFRGCPGVFLSEQEQACLDKRVASLFGHHIVQIGCANPTADLLQKSPARHHVVLGKALRGGHPELSLCSDPALLPFATDSVDAVVLPHTLDFSSHPHQVLREVERILIPEGRLLIIGFNPWSLWGGWRLLRRRSGVSPWNGRFFTTWRIHDWLTLLGFDLESCDQLMYRPPLRNRVLMQRLEFLEGMGQRWWPVIGGVYVLQAVKRTVTLTPIRPRWRMGKRVLPSNAVEPTTRT; encoded by the coding sequence ATGGGCGGTGGAAACGGGGAAAAACTGGGAACCAGCACACAAAACCAACTGGCGCATTGGTTTAGAGGGTGTCCGGGTGTCTTTCTGTCGGAACAGGAGCAGGCGTGTCTGGATAAGCGGGTAGCCTCCCTGTTCGGACATCACATTGTGCAGATCGGTTGCGCAAATCCCACCGCTGATCTGCTGCAGAAGAGTCCGGCGCGACATCATGTCGTGCTGGGCAAAGCGTTGAGGGGAGGGCATCCTGAGTTGAGTTTATGCTCGGATCCCGCCCTGTTGCCCTTTGCCACAGACAGTGTGGATGCAGTAGTGCTGCCCCATACCCTCGATTTCTCCAGTCATCCCCACCAGGTACTGCGTGAGGTGGAGAGGATTCTGATTCCCGAAGGACGGCTGTTGATCATTGGTTTCAATCCCTGGAGTCTGTGGGGAGGCTGGCGGCTGCTGCGTCGTCGCAGCGGGGTATCACCCTGGAACGGCCGTTTTTTTACAACCTGGCGAATCCATGATTGGCTCACTCTGCTGGGCTTTGATCTGGAATCCTGTGATCAGTTGATGTATCGCCCGCCCCTGAGAAATAGGGTGCTGATGCAGCGGCTCGAGTTTCTTGAAGGTATGGGCCAGAGGTGGTGGCCGGTGATAGGGGGTGTGTATGTCTTGCAGGCAGTCAAGCGAACCGTCACGCTGACGCCGATTCGACCCCGTTGGCGGATGGGCAAGCGGGTACTGCCTTCCAATGCGGTGGAACCAACAACGAGAACCTGA
- a CDS encoding mechanosensitive ion channel family protein: MESIESEIQPLLDLFAGQPYIQSALVVMLTLMLAKLTTWFVLGIFQRLTKLTTAQLDDVIVQALYTPIFYTIIMVGFSIAGHLLPVSQELQDTVIAILRSIGIFVWMRFFITISKASLKSLATDSNRLQFVQTQTLPLFQNLALLVIIAIAIYLIFDAWHIDMSAWLASAGIVGIAVGFAAKDTLSNLFSGVFILADTPYKIGDYIVLDSGERGEVTHIGIRSTRMLTRDDVELTIPNAVMGNSKVINETGGPHEKYRIRIPVGVAYGSDIDQVRALLMRIAIDSQSVCANPEPRVRFRALGASSLDFQLLCWVDEPSLRGRVIDQLLTEIYKCFNREGVEIPYAKQDIYIKEMPSRS, from the coding sequence ATGGAATCCATCGAGTCTGAAATCCAGCCGCTGCTGGATCTCTTTGCTGGCCAACCCTATATCCAGTCAGCCCTGGTGGTGATGCTTACCCTCATGCTGGCCAAGCTTACCACCTGGTTCGTACTCGGCATCTTCCAACGCTTGACCAAGCTCACCACTGCACAGCTGGATGACGTCATCGTCCAGGCGCTCTATACCCCTATCTTCTACACCATCATCATGGTGGGCTTCTCCATTGCAGGTCACTTGCTGCCGGTCAGCCAGGAACTGCAGGATACAGTCATCGCCATCCTGCGATCGATCGGCATCTTCGTCTGGATGCGATTCTTCATCACGATCTCCAAAGCCAGCCTGAAAAGTCTGGCCACAGACAGCAACCGCCTACAATTCGTTCAGACCCAGACCCTGCCCCTGTTCCAGAATCTGGCGCTGCTTGTCATCATCGCCATTGCGATCTACCTGATCTTCGATGCCTGGCACATCGACATGAGCGCCTGGCTCGCCTCCGCCGGTATCGTCGGTATCGCAGTGGGTTTCGCCGCCAAGGACACTTTGTCGAACCTCTTTTCCGGCGTCTTCATCCTCGCCGACACACCCTACAAGATCGGCGATTACATCGTGCTCGACTCAGGAGAGCGCGGCGAGGTGACTCATATCGGCATCCGCAGCACCCGCATGTTGACCCGGGACGATGTGGAACTGACGATTCCCAACGCGGTAATGGGCAACTCCAAGGTGATCAACGAAACCGGTGGTCCTCACGAAAAATACCGCATCCGGATACCTGTGGGGGTCGCCTATGGCTCGGACATAGACCAGGTAAGGGCGCTGCTGATGAGGATTGCCATCGATTCCCAAAGTGTCTGCGCAAACCCGGAGCCACGTGTCCGGTTCCGGGCGCTTGGCGCATCGAGCCTCGACTTTCAGCTACTCTGTTGGGTTGATGAACCGAGTCTGCGGGGCCGGGTAATCGACCAACTGCTAACCGAGATCTACAAGTGCTTCAATCGTGAAGGGGTTGAAATCCCCTATGCCAAACAGGACATCTACATCAAAGAGATGCCTTCACGGAGTTGA
- the rnhA gene encoding ribonuclease HI, translating into MDELIDIYTDGACKGNPGPGGWGALLRYGKHEKKLCGGEPETTNNRMELLAVIEALGALKRRSRVRVTTDSQYVKNGITQWIYNWKRNGWKTAARKPVKNADLWQRLDSVVADHDVEWAWVKGHSGHAENELADQLANQGIEELNQ; encoded by the coding sequence ATGGACGAACTGATTGATATCTATACCGACGGCGCCTGTAAAGGCAATCCCGGCCCCGGAGGCTGGGGGGCGCTGTTACGTTATGGCAAACATGAGAAAAAACTCTGCGGCGGTGAGCCTGAGACCACTAACAATCGAATGGAGCTGTTGGCGGTGATCGAGGCGCTCGGGGCGCTGAAGAGACGCAGCCGGGTGCGTGTCACCACTGATTCCCAATATGTGAAAAACGGTATCACCCAGTGGATTTACAATTGGAAGCGGAACGGCTGGAAAACAGCGGCGAGGAAGCCGGTAAAGAATGCCGATCTCTGGCAGCGTCTGGATAGTGTGGTGGCGGACCATGACGTTGAGTGGGCCTGGGTCAAAGGTCACAGCGGCCATGCGGAAAATGAATTGGCCGACCAGCTCGCCAACCAGGGTATAGAGGAGCTGAATCAATGA
- a CDS encoding LysM peptidoglycan-binding domain-containing protein has protein sequence MLNYKLSRFFLLVPLVGIFSACNSLPEKAPGHAPEPVAQTEVISEQPVIIASNAVSELPILKSDEAVIEPLPHSASALPVEALSQPSPQPPADAWGRMRDGFTLTIPQHSRVTQEINWFRKHPNYIDRIQQRAEPYIYFILEEIDKRGMPAELALLPAVESAFQPFAYSPGRAAGIWQFIPSTGRHYGLKQNWWYDGRRDIVASTRSALDYLQVLSRQFDGDWELALAAYNSGGGTVRKAIKRNRKKDKPTDYWSLKLPKETSSYVPRLLAIATLFADPDSHGITLQPIPNSPYFETIEIESQLDLALAAEMADLSIQDLYQLNPGFNRWATDPDGPHQLQLPLDKIDDFLAQLNQLPAEKRLRWKRYKIRNGDSLSVIARKHGTTTKILQQVNKLRGNNIRAGKHLLIPVSTKKLNHYALSSTQRKAKIQNRNRGGTKQNYTVKAGDNLWDIARTFKINHKKLAKWNGMAPGDPIRPGQKLVLWLPQKKTSRVSFPDTQPAGIQSTVNYRVRKGDSLSRIASRFNVTVTDLKRWNSLPKKYLQPGQRLKLYVDITAQTL, from the coding sequence ATGTTGAACTATAAACTGAGTCGCTTTTTTCTGCTCGTCCCACTGGTTGGAATTTTCTCAGCCTGTAACTCTCTGCCGGAAAAAGCGCCGGGGCATGCCCCTGAGCCTGTCGCACAGACAGAGGTTATTTCCGAACAGCCGGTCATAATTGCTAGCAATGCCGTATCCGAACTTCCCATTCTGAAGTCTGATGAAGCAGTTATTGAGCCGCTTCCGCACAGCGCTTCCGCATTACCCGTGGAAGCACTGTCCCAACCATCTCCCCAGCCACCCGCAGATGCCTGGGGCCGAATGCGGGACGGGTTCACCCTGACGATCCCTCAGCACTCCAGAGTCACTCAGGAGATCAACTGGTTCCGCAAACACCCTAACTATATCGATCGTATACAGCAGCGCGCCGAGCCGTACATCTATTTTATTCTGGAAGAGATCGACAAACGGGGCATGCCGGCGGAACTCGCTCTGCTGCCAGCCGTGGAGAGCGCTTTCCAGCCCTTTGCCTACTCCCCCGGCAGGGCTGCCGGCATCTGGCAGTTCATCCCCTCGACGGGCCGTCACTATGGTCTGAAACAGAACTGGTGGTATGACGGCCGCCGCGACATTGTCGCCTCCACCCGCTCGGCCCTGGACTATCTGCAGGTTTTGAGCCGCCAGTTCGACGGTGACTGGGAACTGGCTCTGGCAGCCTATAATTCCGGCGGCGGCACCGTTCGCAAGGCGATCAAGCGCAACCGAAAGAAAGATAAACCCACTGACTACTGGTCTCTTAAACTACCCAAAGAGACCAGCAGCTACGTACCCCGTCTGTTGGCCATCGCCACCCTGTTTGCAGATCCCGACAGCCACGGCATCACTCTGCAACCAATCCCGAATAGCCCCTATTTCGAAACCATCGAAATCGAATCTCAACTGGACCTCGCCCTGGCCGCTGAGATGGCGGACCTGTCGATCCAGGATCTCTACCAGCTCAACCCAGGCTTCAATCGCTGGGCCACCGACCCGGACGGCCCACATCAACTACAACTGCCGCTGGACAAGATCGATGATTTTCTGGCACAGCTGAACCAGTTACCTGCGGAAAAGCGTCTGCGATGGAAACGTTACAAGATCCGTAACGGCGACAGCCTCAGCGTGATCGCCAGAAAACATGGCACCACTACGAAAATCCTGCAGCAGGTCAACAAGCTGCGGGGGAATAATATCCGCGCCGGCAAACATCTGTTGATTCCCGTCTCCACCAAGAAACTCAACCACTACGCCCTGAGTTCAACACAACGCAAGGCAAAGATCCAAAACAGGAACAGAGGCGGCACCAAACAAAACTACACGGTAAAAGCGGGAGACAACCTTTGGGATATCGCCCGGACTTTTAAAATCAACCATAAAAAACTGGCTAAATGGAACGGCATGGCACCGGGTGACCCGATTCGCCCAGGACAAAAACTGGTGCTCTGGCTTCCTCAGAAGAAAACATCCAGGGTCTCTTTTCCTGACACACAGCCTGCTGGCATCCAGAGCACTGTGAACTACCGGGTGCGCAAGGGTGACTCCCTGTCACGCATCGCCAGCCGGTTCAATGTGACGGTGACGGATTTGAAACGCTGGAACAGCCTGCCAAAAAAATATCTACAACCGGGACAGCGGCTGAAACTCTATGTGGATATCACTGCCCAGACACTTTAA
- the dnaQ gene encoding DNA polymerase III subunit epsilon, whose product MTRLIVLDTETTGLEPAQGHRIIEIGCVEMVERRLTGNNFHQYLQPDRMIDVAAIDVHGITNEFLEDKPRFGDVAADFLEYVRGAELIIHNAPFDVGFLNNELLKLDEDSSRIADLCAVTDTLVMAKKKHPGQRNSLDALCKRYDIDNSHRELHGALLDAEILADVYLLMTGGQTALFLDSQGAEGDVAGAASNIRRLSGERPRLKVVRPSEEDLAVHEAQLQKMGDGCVWLREEEVAGD is encoded by the coding sequence ATGACGCGCCTGATCGTGCTGGATACAGAAACCACTGGCCTGGAACCGGCGCAGGGTCACCGCATCATCGAAATTGGTTGTGTGGAGATGGTTGAACGCCGTCTCACCGGCAACAACTTCCATCAATACCTTCAGCCGGATCGGATGATAGACGTGGCCGCGATCGACGTACACGGCATCACCAACGAGTTTCTTGAGGACAAGCCCCGCTTTGGGGATGTTGCAGCCGACTTCCTGGAATATGTGCGTGGTGCCGAGCTGATCATCCATAATGCCCCTTTCGATGTCGGATTCCTCAATAACGAGCTGCTGAAACTGGATGAGGATTCATCTCGCATTGCGGATCTCTGCGCGGTCACCGATACCCTGGTGATGGCAAAGAAGAAACACCCGGGGCAGCGCAACAGTCTGGATGCGCTCTGTAAGCGTTACGATATCGATAACTCTCACCGTGAGCTTCATGGTGCACTGCTCGATGCTGAGATCCTGGCCGATGTCTACCTGCTGATGACGGGCGGACAGACTGCCCTGTTTTTGGACAGTCAGGGCGCGGAGGGTGATGTGGCTGGGGCGGCATCAAATATTCGCCGTCTGTCCGGCGAAAGACCCCGGCTGAAGGTAGTGCGGCCCAGTGAGGAGGATTTGGCTGTGCATGAGGCGCAGCTGCAGAAGATGGGCGATGGCTGCGTCTGGCTGCGGGAAGAGGAAGTTGCGGGTGACTAG
- the cobT gene encoding nicotinate-nucleotide--dimethylbenzimidazole phosphoribosyltransferase encodes MKQRYSNWVHAPAAKPDAAVRQAAESRQAQLTKPPGALGQLETIAIRLAGLQGSVCPTIERVQVTLFAGDHGVVAEGVSAFPQAVTLEMVHNFARGGAAICVLARELGATLEVINLGTVDPSPPQLQEQVTDRRIAAGTANFTLGPAMTQTQLQAALDTGREAIIQTKESDAQLFIGGEMGIGNTTSASALACALLNCPADLLAGPGTGLGPDGVSHKVAVIEKALKLHRPHLTDPLECLRRLGGFEIAALTGSYLSCAQQGLPVVMDGFIAGVAALIAIRFNPDVADWCLFSHASAEPGHKTVMQALQVTPLLDLGMRLGEGSGAAVAVPLLRLACALHADMATFGEAGVSEKDD; translated from the coding sequence ATGAAGCAACGATATTCTAATTGGGTTCATGCCCCTGCCGCTAAACCGGATGCAGCCGTCCGGCAGGCCGCCGAGTCAAGACAGGCTCAACTGACCAAACCACCCGGTGCACTGGGTCAGCTGGAGACCATCGCCATCCGTCTGGCCGGCCTGCAAGGCAGCGTCTGCCCAACCATCGAGCGAGTCCAGGTCACCCTCTTCGCCGGCGACCATGGAGTGGTTGCAGAAGGGGTGTCGGCCTTTCCCCAGGCCGTCACCCTCGAAATGGTGCACAACTTTGCACGTGGCGGCGCCGCGATTTGCGTCCTGGCAAGAGAGCTGGGAGCCACACTGGAGGTAATCAACCTTGGCACCGTAGACCCGTCTCCCCCGCAATTGCAGGAACAGGTGACCGACCGACGCATCGCCGCAGGCACCGCCAATTTCACCCTCGGCCCGGCTATGACACAAACCCAGCTACAGGCCGCCCTCGACACTGGCCGGGAAGCCATCATTCAAACCAAAGAGAGCGACGCACAACTCTTCATCGGCGGCGAGATGGGCATAGGCAACACCACTTCGGCGTCCGCCCTCGCCTGCGCCCTGCTGAACTGCCCGGCAGATCTGCTGGCAGGCCCCGGCACCGGACTCGGCCCAGACGGCGTTTCTCACAAGGTGGCAGTGATAGAGAAGGCTCTCAAGCTTCATCGCCCTCATCTCACCGATCCACTGGAGTGCCTGCGTCGACTGGGTGGATTCGAGATAGCCGCCCTCACCGGCAGTTATCTGAGCTGTGCGCAACAGGGCCTGCCGGTTGTGATGGACGGTTTTATCGCCGGGGTCGCCGCACTGATTGCCATCCGGTTTAACCCGGATGTGGCCGACTGGTGTCTCTTCTCCCATGCCTCGGCCGAACCAGGACACAAAACCGTCATGCAGGCGTTACAAGTGACACCTCTGCTCGATCTGGGCATGCGACTGGGTGAAGGCAGCGGCGCGGCGGTCGCTGTGCCACTGCTGCGCCTCGCCTGCGCCCTGCACGCTGACATGGCGACCTTCGGGGAAGCCGGAGTATCAGAAAAGGATGACTAA